The sequence below is a genomic window from Paenibacillus silvisoli.
GCACGATTACGATAGCCATCAATGCGCCGGCAACGGCCACATCGGCTGTCGGCGATTTCCACCAAGCGATGTGCGCTTCCTCTTCACCGTGCAAGTTCAGCTCCATGCCCAGGAATGTTGCGCCATGATGCGCTTCCGTAATGATACCGAACGGAAGGCCCAGCAAGTTGGCAACAAACAAGTACATGATCATCGCAATGCCGAGTGTCAAGTAAGGACGGCCTTTCTTCAGATCCATCGTCGTACCGATGATGTTCTGCACGAATTCGATAACCCACTCCAAGAAGTTTTGCATCTTCGTCGGATTGGTGACCGAAGCGCCTCGAACCGCCAGCTTAGCAATAACAAATACGATAATGCTGGTGATAACTATCATGATAATGGCAGCCAAATCAAATCGAATGCCACCCAGATTCACTTCAGGAAAAATATGATCCATTAGTTGTTTTCACCCCTTTCATCGGTAGATTGCCGTACAGCCGGACCTCTCTTGGCTTTAAATCCCAATATGAGTGTTGCCAATTGAGCAACAAATAATCCAGCTACCGTTCCATAGAGGCTGAACGAAAAGTACTTGGTCGCGATGACCACCGCCAGCAGGCCGATACACGCGCGCGTCAAGAATCCGAGATTGTGGCGCTTGACGACACCCGCGGCCGATAAGGCACCGACGCGATGTACTTTCCAAGAAAGATGGAAGGCGTTTGCAAGACTCGCCGCAGCGCCGAGAACAAGTCCGCCGAACAGCGGCTTATATTCCGGAAGCAGGGCCCATCCAATAAAGCATACAGACAAAAAAAAGAACGTAATGCGCTTAACCGTTCGAAGGTGGCCGGACAAATCATCCATTATTTCGCTTTGCCCCCTGTAAACGCCTTAATCAGAAGTATGGTCATGAACACAGCGATGAGGAAACCAACAGACATACCGATAATGGAGCCATAGCTGCCGCCTGCCCCATCAACCTTACCGCCAATCCAATAGCCCAGTCCAAGACATGCGCCGATTGTACCGCCGACAGATCCGATCAGACCCATCGCGCGCCAAGGATTATCTCCGAAGCTGCCGTTGTCGGCGCCCCGATTTTTGTCGTCATTGGATGAATTCATCGCCCGAATCACTCCAAAACTCTTATTTATTTTAGCCAAGCCGGTTCCTATTTGTCAATTGATATAAATTCAAACATTTAGTGAACGAAAGCCCGAAAACCCTTGATTTACCTGGGGTTTTCGGGTTTCGAAACCGTACAGTAGCACTGTATGCTGTAGCCTTCCTGACGATGCCGTCCCACCGGTTCAAACTATGAACGTTGTGTGAACGGCGCCGGACGTTCGTCCGTTTTGCCAAAATGATGAAGAATTGCTTGCACGATCCGGGCGGATGCCTGTCCGTCGCCGTAAGGGTTGGCGGCTTGGCTCATTTTTTCGTAGAGCTGCATATCCGTCAGAAGCGCGCGAGCCCGCTCGTAAACAACCTCTTCGTCTGTGCCGACCAGCTCCAGCGTACCGGCCGCAATGCCTTCGGGACGCTCCGTCGTATCGCGCAGCACCAGCGTCGGCACGCCGAAGGACGGCGCTTCTTCCTGGAGGCCGCCGGAATCGGTCATGATCATGTGCGTATGCGGATAAAAGTTGTGGAATTCGAACACGTCCAGCGGCTCGATCAGCTTAATACGCGGATGATGGCCAAGAATTTCGTTCGCCGGCTCGCGGACAGCCGGATTCAAGTGAACCGCATAAACGATCGCGACATCCTCGAATTCATCCGCAATGCGCTTCACCGCGCGGAAAATGTTGCGGTGCGGCTCCCCGATCGACTCGCGGCGGTGGGCCGTCATCAGAATCATCCGCTTCCCTTTCGCCCACTCGATGACCGGGTGCGTGAAGGAGGAATCCACGGTGTATTGGAAAACGTCGGTCGCCGTGTTGCCGGTTATGTAGATCGCGGATTCCGGTTTGTTCTCTTTGCGCAGGTTATCCGCAGATTGGTTCGTCGGCGCAAAATGCACGTCGGATAGAACGCCGGCCAGTTGGCGGTTCATTTCTTCGGGATAAGGAGACATCTTGTTCCATGTGCGCAAGCCCGCCTCAACATGGCCGACTTGAATCTGCTGCACGAACGCCGCATAGCTGCCCAAGAAGCAGGTCTGCGTATCGCCATGCACAAGCACGATGTCCGGCTTCGACTCGCGCAGAATCGGGTCAAGCCCTTCCAGCACGCGAACCGTCGTTTCCGTCAGCGTTTGGCGCTCCTTCATGACGTTCAGGTCGTAGTCCGGGACGATCTTGAAGAAATCGAGCACCTGGTCCAGCATTTGGCGGTGCTGCGCGGTGACGCAAACGACCGACTCGATCTGCTCGGGATGCTTTTCCAGCTCGAGCACGAGCGGGGCCATTTTTACCGCTTCCGGCCGTGTGCCGAAAATAGTCATGACTTTAATCTTAGACAACTTACTCCACTCCTAATTGTATTTATTTCGTTCCGAACATACGGTCGCCCGCATCGCCAAGACCCGGTACGATGTAGCCGTGATCGTTAAGATGGCTGTCGAGAGCGGCCAAGCAAATATCGACATCCGGATGCGCCTTGCGAACCGCCTCTACGCCTTCCGGCGCCGCGATGAGGCACATCAATTTGATTTGCGTGCAGCCGCGCGTCTTGAGCGCTTGAATCGCCGCGTTCGCCGAGCCGCCGGTAGCGAGCATCGGATCGATCACGATAAGCAGCCGCTCCGTCGCATCGGACGGCAGGTTGACGTAGTATTCAACCGGCTCCAGCGTGTCGGGATTGCGGAACAAGCCGATGTGGCCGACCTTGGCCGACGGAATGAGCTTCAGCATACCGTCTACCATGCCGAGTCCCGCGCGCAAAATCGGCACCAGACCGACCATGCGTCCGGAAATCACCTTGCTTGTCGCTTCCACGACGGGCGTTTTGACCGTAACGGTCTCAAGCGGCAAATCTCTTGTAATTTCATATGCCATCATGGTGGCGACTTCATCGACTAGCTCGCGGAAGTCCTTCGTCTTCGTATCTTTGTCGCGAATAAAGGTCAGCTTATGCTGGATTAGCGGATGGTCGCATATTGTGAGATTGCCCATTGTCTATTCATCCTCCTGGATTGCTTTTCAACTGACTATTATAGCATTCGGCACATCAATATGCCATGTGAGCCGTTCCTGTCGCGAAACACATGCAAAGTATACCCAAAATAGCTTATATTCCGTCAGTCGAATCAGCTGCCGCCACCGCAGCTGCTGCCGCATGAAGAGCCGCTGCCGCAGGAAGAAGAGGAACCTCCATCGCCGGAGCCGGAGTCCGAAGAACACGAGCTGCCGCCGTCATTGCTTCCGTTGCCCGAATCGTTGCCATTGCCGGAATCGTCGCCGCTGCCGCAAACCACAACTGACCCGCCGCACGAGCTGTTTGAATTCCGCTGCTCTTCGGTTTGAATCTGATCCATCTGATCATGGAATTGATCGGTTGGACCGTACGAAGAGAAGAAGAACATCCCGGAGAGCATGCCGGTCGTCAGCATGCCGGACGAGTCCCAATCCGATCGGCCTTGATAAGCGGGTTCGTGCCTGAGCGTGGAAAGCCGCTTGCCCCGCTCGATCAAGAAATCGACCGTTGCGGCCAGATCGCCGAACTGCGCCGCGGCCCGCTCATTGAACCGTGTCTTGCGAAGCTCGCCCGAATCGCCAAACTCCAGCTCGCGCATGAGCTCCTGCGGCATCGGCGTCCTGTAGAAAGCGCCCCACAGCTGACCGCTCACAGGCACCGGAATGAACAGCTCTCCGTAGATCCAGTCGAACCAAGCACGCTCGCCAGGATTCGGCTTGGCCTCCGTCGTGTGCGGCGCGTGATGGATCGTATTGCCGCAAAACTGCTTGCAAAATTGCTCATACTCCCTTGTAAACATCAGCATCTCATGCCAAACCTCGTCGACGCGCACGCTGTACATCGGCACGTTCCGCAGCACGCCGCACATGAGAAAATAACGCTTCAGCTCGAACCACTGCCACTGCCATTCGCCTTCGCGCATGCTCGGCGTACGCTTCAGCACGCGGTCCTTGACGCGCGCCTCGAAATCGGGCGAGAGCGCGGCTTCAAGACGCTCCGCTGCGGATCTCGCCGGATGCCCCTCCGGAACGCCGAGACTGACCGGCGGCTTGCGCATCGGCACGGCCGATCCACGCGAGCCGGTGCTTGAGCGAAATTGCCCCGAACCCGAACCCGAACCCGAGACCGGCCGCCCGCCGCGGCTCTGAACGAGCTTCACAACGATAAACGCAATAATGATCAGAAAGAAAATCGTAAATAGACTCATAAACGGAAGGTTCACCGCCTTTGCACGGATATACGGTCATCATAACATGAAGCCGGCTTCTTGCCGCTGAATTTTCGCTAAAATCAGGAAAAAAAGCTGCGCCGCGCGGATGGCGGCACAGCTTTCTTGGAATAAGAATTACCCGCGAAGAAGCAGGCGGTTAAAATGGCCGATCGTGTATTGAACGCCTTTGTCGCCCAGCTCGCCCTGCCATGTATGGGAGTGCGGCTCGATGCTTAGGCCGCCTGCGTAGCCGACGCCATATAGGATGGCCATGAACGTGCCCCAATCCGTTTGGTCAAGACCGGCCGGCGGATCGTCGAAGCGCTTGCCGTCCACGATAACGGAGCCCTTGATGTGGACATGCTTGATGCGCGTGCCCCAATCCGTAATTTCCTTCAAATAATCTTGGCCCGCATAACGAGCGTGCGACGGATCGTACTTGATGCCGAGCTCCGGCAAGTGACCGTGGATCAGCTTCCATGCCATTTCGTTCACGATGAAATTGTTCCAGTGGCAGTTGTAAGTAGCAATCGCGACGCCGCGCGCCTTGCCGTATTCGATGAGAACGGTGAACAGGTTGATCGCCGCCGTAATATTTTCGTAGTAAGTAAGCTCTTCGACGTAGTTGCAGCCGCTTACGAATACCGGACAGCCCAGCTCCTGGCACGCGTCGATAAGCGCGTATGCCGCCTTCAACTCGTCCTCGACGATGCTGCCGTCCTTAGCGATCCGGTCCGGGCCCCAGCGGCCGATGGAAGCGACGCTTACGCCAGTCCGCTCGCCGGCGGCTTTCAGTTCCGGCACTAGTTCCGTAAAGGTTGCCGCGGGAACGCCCACGTTCACGCAAAACTCCAAAAATTCCAAGCCGAGACCTGCCGCTTTATCGAAGCTCTCTGCACGGTAATCCGCGATAATCCCTAATTTCATAGCTTTCGTTCGTCTCCTTCGGATTGATTCGTTTGAAGGCATCCGAAACGTTTCGGCTACCCTTGTATGCCCACTATATAACTTGGAAGAAAGCGATTGCAACATATTCTTTTCGACACCAAGCGCATCGCAGCTTCACCATAGGGCGATTACCGCCGCGACAAGCGGCGGTTTCTTGTGAATCGGGCTCATGAGTGAGGCCCTTAACGGTTGCCACAGCGCTTATTTGTTCGAATAAGACGCATTTGAAAATGTAACGGTTGCAGCAGCGCCTATTTGGGGAAATCGGCTTGAATGAGCGGAAATGGAAGCCAATAAGCGCAATGGCAACCGTTACAGGTGGAATTCGCACTTTTAGAGCCAAATAAGCGCTGAGGCAACCGTTAGCATGATAGCAGCATGCGAAGCGTCTCTTAGCGAGTGGCGATACACGGTGCGGTGCTCAATAAAAAAACCGCACCCCGGTCAGAGGTGCGGTCTACAATCGGCTTCGCCGATATTAGTAAGTCATGCCTGGGTACAGCGGGTATTGCGACATCAGGTCGCTGACCATGCCGCGCGCTTTCGCAAGCACAGCTTCGTCCTTCGGATTTTTCAGCGTCATGGCGATAACTCCGGCGATCGTTTTCATCGCGTCTACGCCCATGCCGCGGGAAGTCGCCGCCGGCGTGCCGATCCGGATGCCGCTCGTGATGAACGGGCTTGTCGGATCGAACGGAATCGCGTTCTTGTTGACCGTAATTTGTACGGAGTCGAGCACGTGTTCAGCATCTTTACCTGTGATGCCGAGGTTGCGCAGGTCGATCAGCATCAGGTGGTTGTCCGTGCCGCCGGAAACGATGTTGATGCCTTCGCCGACCAACGCGTCAGCAAGCGCTTTGGCGTTGTCCACGACGTTTTTGCCGTACTCTTTGAACGAAGGCTGAAGCGCTTCGCCGAAAGCAACGGCTTTCGCTGCGATGATGTGCATCAGCGGGCCGCCTTGGGAGCCTGGGAATACCGCTTTGTCGATCGCTTGCGCCCATGCTTTGCGGCAAAGGATCATACCGCCGCGAGGACCGCGAAGCGTTTTGTGCGTCGTTGTCGTTACGAAGTGCGCGTGCGGCACCGGGCTTGGGTGCAAGCCTGCAGCAACGAGGCCCGCGATGTGCGCCATGTCGACGAACAGAAGCGCGCCCACGTCGTTTGCGATGCGGCCAAGCTCTTCGAAATCGATGATCCGCGGGTATGCCGAAGCGCCTGCAACGATCATGCGAGGACGGTGCTTGAATGCCAGCTTGCGCACTTCCGCGTAGTCGATCGTGAACGTGTCTTCGCTTACGCCGTAAGGAACGAAGTTGTACAGAAGGCCGGATGCGTTAACCGGGCTGCCGTGCGTCAAGTGGCCGCCGTGCGCCAGGTTCATGCCGAGTACCGTGTCGCCAGGGTTTAGCGCAGCCAGGTACACCGCCATGTTCGCTTGCGCGCCGGAGTGAGGCTGCACGTTCGCGTGCTCGGCACCGAACAATTCCTTCGCACGGTTGCGCGCGATATCTTCCGCGATATCCACGTGCTCGCAGCCGCCGTAGTAGCGCTTGCCCGGATAGCCTTCCGCGTATTTGTTCGTCAGTACCGTACCCATCGCTTCAAGCACCGCTTCGGACACGATGTTCTCGGACGCGATCAGCTCGATGTTGTCGCGTTGGCGCTGCAGCTCAAGGCCAAGGGCTTTCATAATTTCGGGATCTTGTTTGCGTAGGTTTTCCATGTTGATAAGTCCTCCTTGAATGTAAAAGATATCAATCGCAGGTGCCGGCAGACGGCGTCGTCAAGCCCGCTGCCTCCCGCGTGTAAACCGCACGTGCCCCGCCGATCAGCTTCGGCCGGGTATAAGCCATCGTCAAATGCGCTGAACCGATGGACCGGATCGTCGGACGAACCGGTACCGCGACGCGCTTCAGGTGCATGCCGATAAAGGTGTCGCCGATGTCGATGCCCGCATGGGCCTGGACCGATTCGACCAGCACCGCTTCCGGCAGCGTTTGATACGCGTATGCCGCCATGGAGCCGCCGGCCTTGCGAACCGGAACCGCCGATACAAGCTCCAGCCCGTACCGCTCAGCCGCCTCGCGCTCCATCACGAGCGCGCGATTCAAATGCTCGCAGCACTGGTAAACCGGGTGAAAGCCCAGATCCTTGCGCACCGCTTCAACTCCGTCATAAATCGCCGCCGCCGTTTCAATCGTACCGGATGTCCCGATGCGCTCTCCGAGCACCTCGCTGGTCGAACAGCCGATGACAAGCAGCTGTCCGTAGCGTAAGCCGGAGACGGCCGCCAGCTCGCGGACGACGGTTTCGACGTCTTTGGCCAGCTGATCCGTGTCCATACCGATGCCATTTTCCTTGCTTTGATCGCGGTCGCTCATACCCGGAATCGCTCCTTACTCGGATTTCGCCGATTCGGCGTATTGAGCTTCGATGTTCATCACTTTGCCGACGCGGCCCACATGGCGCTCGCCGTTCGTGAACGGCGTCTCCAGCCAGATGCGGATAATCTCCTGGGCAACGCCAGGCCCGATGACGCGCTCTCCCATGGCCAGCACGTTCGTGTCGTTATGCTCGCGGGTCGCTTTTGCAGAAAACATATCGTGTACGAGCGCGCAGCGGATGCCTCTGACTTTGTTTGCCGCGATGGACATTCCGATGCCGGTGCCGCAGATGAGAATGCCGCGGTCCGCCTTGCCCTGAGCCACTAGCTCGGCAACGGGAAGCGCGTAATCCGGGTAGTCAACCGACTGCGAGCAGTCGCACCCGACATCCTCGATCTCATGGCCCAGCGATTCAATGAACGGGACCAGCTCATCCTTCAAGCGGTAGCCCGCGTGGTCAGCTCCGATGGCGATTTTCATAATCCATTTTCCTCCCAATAGATCCGCCGATGGCGGAAATTGTCGATTCGCAATGGCATTAGTATACCTGATTTCGCCGAAAAAGACGAAAAAAAGAGCAAGCATGCTCACGCACGCTGCTCTTTGCCCAGGCGACCGGCCGTATGATCCGATGCTCCACCGTGGTTTAACCCACTTTCGTCGCCAGTTACATCGGAAACCGTCTTTAGTTGCTTTTATCATAACGGATTATGGGGTGAAAATCAATCATTCCAGGGAGAAAGGACGCCGTTCCGACGCACCCATTTTTATCCTTGCAGCCGGTCGAGAAGCCGGCGGAGCGCCGCCTCGAGCTGTGCCGCGCTTTGTTCATAAACGGCCACCGGGCCGCCGAACGGATCGTCCACGTCGAAGCTCGGAACCCGCTGCTCCAGCTCCAATAGCCGCATACGCTCCGTCTCCGACAGCTGCTGTCCAAGCGACTGTTTGATATGCCAACTCGAATAGAGCCCTTCCAGCTCGGCGATGTCCGCCAGTACTTTCGGGTCCGTATTGACGTATTCCAGCAGCGTATGCGTCTTGTCGACGGCGCTTGGATAATGCTGCAGCAGTTGTCTTTTGTGACTCCCGGTCATGGTTAAAATCAAATCCGCCCAGGCGACGGAGCCGCTCTCCAGCGCCTTAGAGGTCCCATTATGCGTAATATCGCGACGGAATAACACCGTGCGCGCATGGTTGGAGACGGGCAAGCCGTCGATGGTGGAGACGCCTGCGGAACGGATGTCCAGCTGCAAGCCCCGCTCCTGAGACAACGCCCGAAGCAGCGCTTCGGCCATAGGAGACCGGCACGTGTTGCCGGTGCATACGAATAGTATCCGTTTCACTTTTGCCGCACCCCTCATCGAGTTTGGAATCAGAATATAAACAGTAAGCCGAACGTGAACAAAATAATGCCTCCGCAAGCTTCGCCGTATCCGCCAAGGCTTGCGCTAACTCGCCGGCCAAGCAGCAATCCGAGCACGGACATAACCCCGCCCGCGATGCCGAACAGCAATACCGTTAGCAGCATGTCCGCCTCGAACATTCCGAGCGATATGCCGACGGAAAACGAGTCGATGCTGACGCCGAGCGCAAATAACAGCATGCCCCACGAGCTGCGGTAATCGATCGACTCCACCGCGTCGCCGCGCAGCGAGCTGTAAATCATATGCCCGCCCAGCAGCAGCAGCAGCGCGCCGGCGGCCGTCGTCGCCACGCCGCCGAGCAGCGTGCTCACGTAATTGCCCGTAAAGATGCCCATCAGCGGCATCACGGTGTGAAAAATCGCAATGATGACGCTAAGCTTCATTATATCGAGCAGCCGGATGCCTTTGAGCCCGATGCCGACACCCAGCGAAAAAGCGTCCATCCCAAGCGCCAGCGCTATAATCATCAGCGTCAGCAGTTGTCCGGCATGATGCATCCCAGCGTCGATCATTTCATCCTCTCCTTGTCCGCAACCTCTTCACATGCATATGCGGACAAGAGTGGAAAGATGTCCCAGACGCGTGTTGGCGCGGAGTGGGAGAGAATTGGTGGCGCTGGGCGCGGGGTGGCGCTGGGCGCGGGGCGGCGCTTGGCGCGATGCGACGCTAGGCGCGAAGCGGCGCTAGGCGCGAAGCGGCGCTAGGCGCGAAGCGGCGCTAGGCGCGAAGCGGCGCTAGGCGCGAAGCGGCGCTAGGCGCGAAGCGGCGCTAGGCGCGAAGCGGCGCTAGGCGCGGGGCTGCGCTGGCCGCGGGGCAGTGCGCCTGCACGTTGGCTAGACGTAAACCACCGCGTGGCCGGCGGCTTTGGACAAGCGGTTCATGAGCGCGTGGCCGATGCCCTCCTCGGGGCAGGTCTCGGCCCAAATGCGCTGCACGCCGCGGCGGTCAAACTCGCGCAGCGCGTGGTACAGCCCCTGCGCAGCCGATTCCAGCTGCGCCAGGCTGCCGACGGCGAGCACGCAGTCGGCGTCGTACCTGGCGGCGTGCTCGGCGAACGCGAGCACGCCGGTTCGTTCGCCGCGCGCTTGCGCAGCGCGAACCTCCGCCGCGATGTAGGCGGAGACAGCGCCAAGCTCGCCCTTGACGAGGCGCATCTCGCCCTGCGGGGCATAATGCGCGTATTTCATGCCGGGCGAGCGCGGCGTTTGTACTTCCGCGGCTGCAGACTCGGCCTCGGCAGCCGTTGCCGTGCCGCCGGCTCCCGGCGCGGCGACGGCGTCGTACTCGACGCGCGCAGCGATCTCGCGCAGCCCTTCGGCCGTTACGCCGCCCGGCCGCAGGATGCGCACCGTATCGCCGTCAACCTCGACGACGGTCGACTCCAGCCCTACCCCAGCGGCGCCGCCGTCGACGATGCCGTCGATGAGACCGCTCAGGTCGTCGCGCACATGCGACGCGAGCGTCGGGCTCGGACGGCCGGAGCGATTCGCGCTCGGCGCCGCCAGCGGGCAGCCCGATGCCGCGATCAGCCGCAGCGCGACCGGATGCGCCGGCATCCGCACGGCTACCGTGGCAAGCCCGGCGGTCACGCGCGGCGATACCGCGCCCGGCTTCACCGGGAGCACAATCGTCAGCGGGCCCGGCCAGAAGCGGTCCATCAGCTGCGCGGCCAGCGCGGCGGAAGCCCCTTCAAGCGGAGCCGTCAGCTCCGCCAGCTGTGCCCGGTCGGAAATATGCACGATCAGCGGGTTGTCGGACGGGCGCCCTTTTGCCTCGAAAATCCGTTCTACCGCTTCCGTGCGCCTCGCATCAGCCCCAAGTCCGTACACCGTTTCCGTCGGAAACGCCACGGTACCGCCTGCCTGCAGCAGCGCCGCGGCTTCGAAGAGCCCGCTCTCCTGCGGATGTTCGCTGTCAACTTCCCACAGCTTTGTTTTGCTAAGATGAATGGTCACGATCGTATCCCCAGCTTCTGCTTTGTTTTGCCCCATTATACCACATGGCGGGAATTGTATAGAAAGAGACTCCCCCGCATCCGCTGCGGGAGAGCCTCGTTATTGGATCGATTAGCTGAACAGTCCGTGGAAGAAGCTAATGATCGACTTCAGCAAATCCCACAGAAAAAATCTCACTTCCGGCTGCTTAACAGGAACCTCTTGCGCCGCGCCTTGATCGTCGCTGCCTTTGTCATTGGCTGGAGCGTCCGCGTTCGCTTTGGACACCTGCGTATCGTCAGCTGCTGCAGCGCTTGCCGTAGCCGCTACCGTAGCCGGAGCCGAAGATTCTCCGCTTACCGCGTCAACGAAGCAGAGAGGAGGAAACAGCACGCACCACCAGTTTTGACCGGCACCGGCACCGAGTGTAATGCGAAGCGCTTCATAGTTGCCTGCCGGGTACACTTGCGTTCCGTATATTTTAGTTGGAAACGGCACGATGCCGAGTTCCGCTTTGAATCCATAGTTAAAACCGCGCTCGCCGAGCTTGGACGCTATAATCGATTCGATTTCGCCCATATGGCCGCGAATCGTGAGGCGCGCCTCTTCGATCGTTTG
It includes:
- the atpB gene encoding F0F1 ATP synthase subunit A, with amino-acid sequence MDHIFPEVNLGGIRFDLAAIIMIVITSIIVFVIAKLAVRGASVTNPTKMQNFLEWVIEFVQNIIGTTMDLKKGRPYLTLGIAMIMYLFVANLLGLPFGIITEAHHGATFLGMELNLHGEEEAHIAWWKSPTADVAVAGALMAIVIVLTHIEGLRRNRKHYLKHYFEPYAAFFPLNVIKEIAKPLSLSLRLYGNIFAGEVMIGVIMGMGWFGIPALIVWQGFSIFVGAIQSFVFVMLTMVYMSQAIVHEEHH
- a CDS encoding ATP synthase subunit I, with translation MDDLSGHLRTVKRITFFFLSVCFIGWALLPEYKPLFGGLVLGAAASLANAFHLSWKVHRVGALSAAGVVKRHNLGFLTRACIGLLAVVIATKYFSFSLYGTVAGLFVAQLATLILGFKAKRGPAVRQSTDERGENN
- the wecB gene encoding non-hydrolyzing UDP-N-acetylglucosamine 2-epimerase — its product is MSKIKVMTIFGTRPEAVKMAPLVLELEKHPEQIESVVCVTAQHRQMLDQVLDFFKIVPDYDLNVMKERQTLTETTVRVLEGLDPILRESKPDIVLVHGDTQTCFLGSYAAFVQQIQVGHVEAGLRTWNKMSPYPEEMNRQLAGVLSDVHFAPTNQSADNLRKENKPESAIYITGNTATDVFQYTVDSSFTHPVIEWAKGKRMILMTAHRRESIGEPHRNIFRAVKRIADEFEDVAIVYAVHLNPAVREPANEILGHHPRIKLIEPLDVFEFHNFYPHTHMIMTDSGGLQEEAPSFGVPTLVLRDTTERPEGIAAGTLELVGTDEEVVYERARALLTDMQLYEKMSQAANPYGDGQASARIVQAILHHFGKTDERPAPFTQRS
- the upp gene encoding uracil phosphoribosyltransferase; this translates as MGNLTICDHPLIQHKLTFIRDKDTKTKDFRELVDEVATMMAYEITRDLPLETVTVKTPVVEATSKVISGRMVGLVPILRAGLGMVDGMLKLIPSAKVGHIGLFRNPDTLEPVEYYVNLPSDATERLLIVIDPMLATGGSANAAIQALKTRGCTQIKLMCLIAAPEGVEAVRKAHPDVDICLAALDSHLNDHGYIVPGLGDAGDRMFGTK
- a CDS encoding glycine-rich domain-containing protein, producing MSLFTIFFLIIIAFIVVKLVQSRGGRPVSGSGSGSGQFRSSTGSRGSAVPMRKPPVSLGVPEGHPARSAAERLEAALSPDFEARVKDRVLKRTPSMREGEWQWQWFELKRYFLMCGVLRNVPMYSVRVDEVWHEMLMFTREYEQFCKQFCGNTIHHAPHTTEAKPNPGERAWFDWIYGELFIPVPVSGQLWGAFYRTPMPQELMRELEFGDSGELRKTRFNERAAAQFGDLAATVDFLIERGKRLSTLRHEPAYQGRSDWDSSGMLTTGMLSGMFFFSSYGPTDQFHDQMDQIQTEEQRNSNSSCGGSVVVCGSGDDSGNGNDSGNGSNDGGSSCSSDSGSGDGGSSSSCGSGSSCGSSCGGGS
- a CDS encoding sugar phosphate isomerase/epimerase family protein, whose translation is MKLGIIADYRAESFDKAAGLGLEFLEFCVNVGVPAATFTELVPELKAAGERTGVSVASIGRWGPDRIAKDGSIVEDELKAAYALIDACQELGCPVFVSGCNYVEELTYYENITAAINLFTVLIEYGKARGVAIATYNCHWNNFIVNEMAWKLIHGHLPELGIKYDPSHARYAGQDYLKEITDWGTRIKHVHIKGSVIVDGKRFDDPPAGLDQTDWGTFMAILYGVGYAGGLSIEPHSHTWQGELGDKGVQYTIGHFNRLLLRG
- a CDS encoding serine hydroxymethyltransferase: MENLRKQDPEIMKALGLELQRQRDNIELIASENIVSEAVLEAMGTVLTNKYAEGYPGKRYYGGCEHVDIAEDIARNRAKELFGAEHANVQPHSGAQANMAVYLAALNPGDTVLGMNLAHGGHLTHGSPVNASGLLYNFVPYGVSEDTFTIDYAEVRKLAFKHRPRMIVAGASAYPRIIDFEELGRIANDVGALLFVDMAHIAGLVAAGLHPSPVPHAHFVTTTTHKTLRGPRGGMILCRKAWAQAIDKAVFPGSQGGPLMHIIAAKAVAFGEALQPSFKEYGKNVVDNAKALADALVGEGINIVSGGTDNHLMLIDLRNLGITGKDAEHVLDSVQITVNKNAIPFDPTSPFITSGIRIGTPAATSRGMGVDAMKTIAGVIAMTLKNPKDEAVLAKARGMVSDLMSQYPLYPGMTY
- a CDS encoding TIGR01440 family protein — encoded protein: MSDRDQSKENGIGMDTDQLAKDVETVVRELAAVSGLRYGQLLVIGCSTSEVLGERIGTSGTIETAAAIYDGVEAVRKDLGFHPVYQCCEHLNRALVMEREAAERYGLELVSAVPVRKAGGSMAAYAYQTLPEAVLVESVQAHAGIDIGDTFIGMHLKRVAVPVRPTIRSIGSAHLTMAYTRPKLIGGARAVYTREAAGLTTPSAGTCD
- the rpiB gene encoding ribose 5-phosphate isomerase B produces the protein MKIAIGADHAGYRLKDELVPFIESLGHEIEDVGCDCSQSVDYPDYALPVAELVAQGKADRGILICGTGIGMSIAANKVRGIRCALVHDMFSAKATREHNDTNVLAMGERVIGPGVAQEIIRIWLETPFTNGERHVGRVGKVMNIEAQYAESAKSE
- a CDS encoding low molecular weight protein arginine phosphatase, with the protein product MKRILFVCTGNTCRSPMAEALLRALSQERGLQLDIRSAGVSTIDGLPVSNHARTVLFRRDITHNGTSKALESGSVAWADLILTMTGSHKRQLLQHYPSAVDKTHTLLEYVNTDPKVLADIAELEGLYSSWHIKQSLGQQLSETERMRLLELEQRVPSFDVDDPFGGPVAVYEQSAAQLEAALRRLLDRLQG
- a CDS encoding manganese efflux pump MntP, which encodes MIDAGMHHAGQLLTLMIIALALGMDAFSLGVGIGLKGIRLLDIMKLSVIIAIFHTVMPLMGIFTGNYVSTLLGGVATTAAGALLLLLGGHMIYSSLRGDAVESIDYRSSWGMLLFALGVSIDSFSVGISLGMFEADMLLTVLLFGIAGGVMSVLGLLLGRRVSASLGGYGEACGGIILFTFGLLFIF
- a CDS encoding L-threonylcarbamoyladenylate synthase; protein product: MGQNKAEAGDTIVTIHLSKTKLWEVDSEHPQESGLFEAAALLQAGGTVAFPTETVYGLGADARRTEAVERIFEAKGRPSDNPLIVHISDRAQLAELTAPLEGASAALAAQLMDRFWPGPLTIVLPVKPGAVSPRVTAGLATVAVRMPAHPVALRLIAASGCPLAAPSANRSGRPSPTLASHVRDDLSGLIDGIVDGGAAGVGLESTVVEVDGDTVRILRPGGVTAEGLREIAARVEYDAVAAPGAGGTATAAEAESAAAEVQTPRSPGMKYAHYAPQGEMRLVKGELGAVSAYIAAEVRAAQARGERTGVLAFAEHAARYDADCVLAVGSLAQLESAAQGLYHALREFDRRGVQRIWAETCPEEGIGHALMNRLSKAAGHAVVYV
- the spoIIR gene encoding stage II sporulation protein R, coding for MIRTYSRFPYRPIYGYVLLIAAVLLMSWESQRADAAIAGGSIPTESIRLRILANSDSTADQAVKRYIRDAIVAEMNGWVTGPQTIEEARLTIRGHMGEIESIIASKLGERGFNYGFKAELGIVPFPTKIYGTQVYPAGNYEALRITLGAGAGQNWWCVLFPPLCFVDAVSGESSAPATVAATASAAAADDTQVSKANADAPANDKGSDDQGAAQEVPVKQPEVRFFLWDLLKSIISFFHGLFS